A region of Lycium barbarum isolate Lr01 chromosome 3, ASM1917538v2, whole genome shotgun sequence DNA encodes the following proteins:
- the LOC132632590 gene encoding zinc finger BED domain-containing protein DAYSLEEPER-like, producing MMRLSGKYEKVLSISRNSETRIMKFVECLSSLGLPCSKKLRQDMPIRWNSTYQILESALHYQQAYIHYDLVDPDFRHGLFEDEWKRVKIVATFLKPFYDITTFFSGCKYPTTNLYLPKVWRIEKLLEEQKNSGDSVMSEMATYMLRKFEKYWRSYSVILSMAIILDPRYNLKFVKFCFTKLNSDTDEAKLKVIKDNLQLLFKEYLIPSTTTSLSEEHASGSGSNEMGDALEEFDMFESQLESNTGKTQLDLYLEEASLDHKINPNLDVLGFWKDNRLRYPELSSMARDVLSVPITTVASESAFSIGGRVIGKFRSSILPANAEAQLCTRDWICGQEDLDGSRLILMKMRLLLTLNLILRSLEVRIRSPVEDEIV from the exons ATGATGCGGCTATCGGGAAAATACGAGAAGGTTTTAAGTATATCAAGAAATTCAGAAACAAGAATAATGAAATTTGTGGAGTGCCTCAGTAGTCTTGGTTTACCATGTTCTAAGAAGCTACGCCAAGATATGCCTATTCGGTGGAATTCCACCTATCAAATTCTTGAAAGTGCTCTTCATTATCAGCAAGCTTATATTCATTATGACCTAGTTGACCCTGATTTTAGACATGGCCTTTTTGAAGATGAATGGAAAAGGGTCAAGATTGTAGCTACATTTTTGAAGCCCTTTTATGACATTACAACTTTTTTTTCTGGATGCAAGTACCCCACGACAAATTTGTATCTTCCTAAAGTATGGAGAATTGAAAAGTTATtagaagaacaaaaaaatagtGGAGATTCAGTGATGAGTGAGATGGCCACTTATATGTTAAGGAAGTTCGAGAAATATTGGAGGTCATATAGTGTCATTTTATCTATGGCTATTATTCTTGACCCTCGATATAACTTGAAGTTTGTTAAGTTTTGCTTTACAAAGTTAAATTCTGATACTGATGAAGCAAAACTAAAGGTTATTAAAGATAATTTACAGTTGTTATTCAAAGAGTACTTGATACCTTCAACTACAACCTCGTTATCAGAGGAACATGCTTCTGGTAGTGGTAGCAATGAAATGGGGGATGCACTTGAGGAGTTTGATATGTTTGAAAGTCAATTAGAGTCAAATACAGGTAAAACACAACTAGACTTGTATTTGGAGGAAGCTAGTCTTGACCATAAAATAAATCCGAATCTAGATGTACTTGGCTTTTGGAAGGATAACAGACTAAGGTACCCAGAACTCTCATCAATGGCACGGGATGTCTTGAGTGTGCCTATCACCACAGTAGCCTCTGAATCTGCATTTAGCATTGGAGGTCGTGTCATTGGAAAGTTTCGAAGTTCTATTCTTCCTGCAAATGCTGAGGCGCAACTGTGTACTCGGGATTGGATTTGTGGACAAGAAG ATCTTGATGGATCCAGACTAATTCTGATGAAGATGAGATTGTTGTTGACCTTGAACCTTATCTTGAGAAGCTTAGAGGTAAGAATACGCTCACCTGTTGAAGATGAGATTGTTTGA